The Georgenia sp. TF02-10 genome window below encodes:
- a CDS encoding 2-dehydro-3-deoxy-6-phosphogalactonate aldolase produces MTPPTPPASGLIAILRGLTPPDAVEIGRAVLEAGFDALEVPLNSPEPFESIARLRAALPAGTALGAGTVLRPEDVARAADAGSSIIVAPNTSPAVIAAAVARGLRAYPGVATATEAFTAVGAGATSLKIFPADLVGITGMRAWRSVLPPEVELLPVGGVDAANLADWARAGAGGAGIGSALYRPGDDAATVHARAVAMRAAWDDGRTHRSPSPSAADGP; encoded by the coding sequence ATGACGCCCCCGACGCCCCCGGCGTCCGGGCTGATCGCGATCCTGCGCGGGCTGACCCCGCCCGACGCCGTCGAGATCGGCCGCGCGGTCCTCGAGGCCGGGTTCGATGCCCTCGAGGTGCCGCTGAACTCCCCGGAGCCCTTCGAGTCCATCGCCCGGCTGCGGGCGGCGCTGCCCGCGGGCACCGCGCTCGGCGCCGGCACCGTGCTGCGCCCGGAGGACGTGGCCCGCGCGGCGGACGCCGGCTCCTCGATCATCGTGGCGCCGAACACCAGCCCCGCGGTCATCGCCGCCGCCGTCGCCCGCGGCCTGCGCGCCTACCCGGGCGTGGCCACCGCGACGGAGGCCTTCACCGCCGTCGGCGCCGGGGCCACCAGCCTGAAGATCTTCCCCGCCGACCTGGTCGGGATCACCGGCATGCGGGCGTGGCGCAGCGTGCTGCCGCCCGAGGTCGAGCTGCTGCCCGTCGGCGGCGTGGACGCCGCCAACCTCGCCGACTGGGCGCGCGCCGGCGCCGGCGGGGCGGGCATCGGCTCGGCCCTCTACCGCCCGGGCGACGACGCCGCCACCGTCCACGCGCGGGCGGTGGCGATGCGGGCCGCCTGGGACGACGGACGAACGCACCGCTCGCCGTCGCCGTCGGCCGCCGACGGCCCCTGA
- a CDS encoding polyprenyl synthetase family protein — MSGTDLATARGASAEPAAPPADATRRAAPVDAPRPVTPDPAGLDEAPTTSPDVALHRFLRAGQRRAVDRHDAELWAALARAADGGKRLRPALVMSAHEAFGGTDPEAAAQVAAAMELLHTAFVVHDDLIDGDDVRRGRPNVAGTFTRQARRAGATPDRAERYGAAAAVLAGDLALAGAVRTVALCGAPPAVVRRLLDLVDHAVRVSAAGELADVRHGLGPDPASLAEALTTAERKTSVYSFALPLQAGAVLAHAPDAAVAALGELGRLLGVAFQLRDDLDGVFGTPAETGKSVLSDLREGKCTPLVAHASTTGVWPELRPYLGDERIDDAGAARVRELLTACGARAFVENLAAGHCRAARRLADELGLAPGLRAHVHALTDSLTRRAA, encoded by the coding sequence ATGAGCGGGACCGACCTGGCCACGGCTCGCGGAGCCTCGGCCGAGCCGGCTGCACCCCCCGCGGACGCCACCCGGCGGGCGGCCCCGGTGGACGCCCCCCGGCCGGTCACCCCGGACCCAGCCGGGCTCGACGAGGCCCCGACGACCAGCCCGGACGTCGCCCTGCACCGGTTCCTCCGCGCCGGCCAGCGCCGCGCCGTCGACCGCCACGACGCCGAGCTCTGGGCGGCGCTGGCCCGGGCCGCCGACGGCGGCAAGCGCCTCCGGCCGGCGCTGGTGATGTCCGCGCACGAGGCCTTCGGCGGCACCGACCCCGAGGCCGCCGCGCAGGTGGCGGCCGCCATGGAGCTCCTGCACACCGCCTTCGTCGTCCACGACGACCTCATCGACGGCGACGACGTGCGCCGCGGCCGACCCAACGTCGCCGGCACCTTCACCCGCCAGGCCCGCCGCGCCGGCGCCACCCCCGACCGGGCCGAGCGGTACGGCGCCGCCGCCGCGGTCCTCGCTGGGGACCTCGCGCTGGCCGGCGCGGTCCGCACGGTCGCCCTGTGCGGCGCGCCGCCCGCCGTCGTGCGCCGCCTGCTGGACCTGGTGGACCACGCCGTGCGGGTCAGCGCCGCCGGAGAGCTGGCCGACGTCCGGCACGGCCTCGGCCCCGACCCGGCCAGCCTCGCCGAGGCTCTCACGACGGCCGAGCGCAAGACCTCCGTGTACTCCTTCGCGCTGCCGCTGCAGGCCGGCGCCGTGCTCGCCCACGCCCCGGACGCCGCGGTCGCCGCCCTGGGCGAGCTCGGCCGCCTCCTCGGCGTCGCGTTCCAGCTCCGGGACGACCTCGACGGCGTCTTCGGCACGCCGGCGGAGACCGGCAAGAGCGTGCTGTCGGACCTGCGCGAGGGCAAGTGCACCCCGCTCGTCGCCCACGCCAGCACCACCGGCGTGTGGCCCGAGCTGCGGCCCTACCTGGGCGACGAGCGCATCGACGACGCTGGCGCGGCCCGGGTGCGCGAGCTCCTTACCGCCTGCGGGGCCCGGGCGTTCGTCGAAAACCTGGCCGCCGGCCACTGCCGGGCCGCCCGCCGGCTCGCCGACGAGCTCGGCCTCGCCCCCGGCCTGCGGGCCCACGTCCACGCCCTGACCGACAGCCTCACCAGGCGGGCCGCCTGA
- the idi gene encoding isopentenyl-diphosphate Delta-isomerase: MAKTTPRHVRAAARRSAAPPAGAGVATAQTDGAPRGRAEQTDSARRGPAADAQTPSDEVVLLTEDGQPRGTAPRATVHGPDTPLHLAFSCWLGDGAGRVLLTRRALTKRTWPGVWTNAFCGHPRPGEDVGDAVARHGRHELGLTLTGLTCVLPHFRYRATDAAGTVENEVCPVYAAVATAEPVPDPTEVAEHRWVEPAALARAVEAVPWVFSPWMVDQLDLLAAAGVALASPDPAGPPTAGPTWPAAGSSRPAAGPSRPAAVGPDAPTSPGPAGPR, encoded by the coding sequence ATGGCCAAGACCACCCCCCGCCACGTCCGGGCCGCGGCACGGCGTAGCGCAGCACCGCCCGCAGGTGCCGGCGTCGCGACGGCGCAGACCGACGGCGCCCCGCGCGGCCGGGCAGAGCAGACCGACAGCGCCCGGCGCGGCCCGGCGGCGGATGCGCAGACCCCGTCCGACGAGGTCGTGCTCCTCACCGAGGACGGGCAGCCGCGCGGGACCGCGCCGCGGGCCACGGTCCACGGCCCGGACACCCCGTTGCACCTAGCCTTCTCCTGCTGGCTCGGCGACGGCGCCGGCCGGGTCCTGCTGACCCGGCGCGCCCTGACCAAGCGCACCTGGCCCGGGGTGTGGACCAACGCCTTCTGCGGCCACCCCCGCCCCGGCGAGGACGTCGGCGACGCCGTCGCCCGGCACGGCCGGCACGAGCTCGGCCTCACCCTCACTGGCCTCACGTGCGTCCTGCCCCACTTCCGCTACCGGGCGACCGACGCCGCCGGGACCGTGGAGAACGAGGTCTGCCCGGTGTACGCGGCGGTGGCCACCGCCGAACCGGTCCCCGACCCCACCGAGGTGGCCGAGCACCGGTGGGTCGAGCCGGCCGCGCTCGCCCGCGCCGTCGAGGCGGTGCCCTGGGTGTTCAGCCCGTGGATGGTGGACCAGCTCGACCTGCTGGCCGCCGCGGGCGTGGCCCTGGCCTCCCCGGACCCGGCCGGGCCGCCCACCGCCGGCCCCACCTGGCCCGCCGCCGGGTCCAGCCGGCCCGCCGCCGGGCCCAGCCGGCCGGCCGCCGTCGGGCCCGACGCCCCGACCAGCCCCGGCCCGGCGGGTCCCCGATGA
- a CDS encoding patatin-like phospholipase family protein produces the protein MRASPRRKPSPDVVGLVLSGGGAKASFQIGALRYLYDRVGIAPRIITGTSAGSMVAAVLAQSADGPSQRRSLGQLERLWREMRTDADMFTELEWFARLRQRGPELVGALTRRQHRQGPLGRTFARVANQALSRRDPDRPVPVRPDDPTAGSTWGPTGVVELFSALREVGRARPDLEIIVRGAERERSMYRPGPLVDRLLDPDVFDPARVASAGVVLRLAIVALESGELHYVTEDGHLVDRENRPLAEDPVDLTEAVRASCAIPSVFPPVRLGNEHYVDGGVREALPFEVAHRHLGVTRCYTVVASALGVPRQGSYAEKDMLSIVVRSTAGIMSDETLRDEVEAARAAGAVVIAPELDVHDSLVVDPGLVAISMDYGYLRAAEAVDGATDAEQQLTREIVEVRRRAWTLEAELLAPDGRADGASPVEGDDEEASVDGEAPGGGGRLAAKRGGRPAAASGSTAAGSGGPGPAGTNDPGPDGADDSGPDGSVAAGPDASGSSGPGADGGPGSGTSGMAALGALKHRLRDLVAQVPADRLPPGAEQWWQQLEGHPWEPTHRPDWVS, from the coding sequence ATGCGCGCGAGCCCACGGCGGAAGCCGAGCCCGGACGTGGTCGGGCTGGTCCTCAGCGGCGGCGGCGCCAAGGCCAGCTTCCAGATCGGGGCGCTGCGCTACCTCTACGACCGCGTCGGAATCGCCCCGCGGATCATCACCGGCACCTCCGCCGGCTCCATGGTGGCCGCCGTGCTCGCGCAGAGCGCCGACGGGCCGAGCCAGCGCCGCTCCCTCGGCCAGCTCGAGCGGCTGTGGCGGGAGATGCGCACCGACGCGGACATGTTCACCGAGCTGGAGTGGTTCGCCCGCCTGCGCCAGCGCGGCCCGGAGCTCGTGGGCGCCCTCACCCGCCGGCAGCACCGGCAGGGCCCGCTCGGGCGCACCTTCGCCCGGGTCGCGAACCAGGCGCTGTCCCGCCGCGACCCGGACCGGCCGGTGCCGGTGCGCCCCGACGATCCGACGGCGGGCAGCACGTGGGGCCCGACCGGCGTCGTCGAGCTCTTCAGCGCGCTGCGCGAGGTGGGCCGCGCCCGCCCGGACCTGGAGATCATCGTCCGGGGCGCGGAGCGGGAGCGGTCGATGTACCGGCCCGGCCCGCTCGTGGACCGGCTGCTGGACCCGGACGTCTTCGACCCCGCCCGGGTGGCGAGCGCCGGCGTCGTCCTGCGCCTCGCGATCGTCGCGCTGGAGTCCGGGGAGCTGCACTACGTCACCGAGGACGGCCACCTGGTCGACCGGGAGAACCGGCCGCTGGCGGAGGACCCGGTGGACCTGACCGAGGCGGTCCGGGCCTCCTGCGCGATCCCGTCCGTCTTCCCGCCGGTCCGGCTGGGCAACGAGCACTACGTCGACGGCGGGGTGCGGGAGGCGCTGCCGTTCGAGGTGGCCCACCGGCACCTGGGCGTCACCCGCTGCTACACCGTCGTCGCGTCCGCGCTGGGCGTGCCGCGGCAGGGCAGCTACGCCGAGAAGGACATGCTCTCCATCGTGGTGCGCAGCACCGCCGGGATCATGTCCGACGAGACGCTGCGCGACGAGGTGGAGGCTGCCCGCGCCGCCGGTGCGGTGGTCATCGCCCCCGAGCTGGACGTGCACGACTCCCTCGTGGTCGACCCGGGCCTGGTGGCCATTTCCATGGACTACGGGTACCTGCGGGCCGCCGAGGCGGTCGATGGCGCCACCGACGCCGAGCAGCAGCTCACCCGGGAGATCGTCGAGGTCCGCCGGCGGGCGTGGACGCTCGAGGCCGAGCTCCTGGCGCCCGACGGGCGGGCGGACGGGGCCTCGCCGGTCGAGGGCGACGACGAGGAGGCGTCGGTCGACGGCGAGGCGCCGGGGGGCGGCGGGCGGCTCGCGGCGAAGAGAGGCGGGCGGCCCGCTGCGGCCAGCGGCAGCACGGCCGCCGGCAGCGGTGGGCCCGGACCGGCCGGCACCAACGACCCCGGGCCGGACGGGGCCGACGACTCCGGGCCGGACGGCTCGGTGGCTGCCGGGCCAGACGCGAGCGGCTCCTCGGGTCCGGGCGCCGACGGCGGTCCGGGCAGCGGTACGTCTGGCATGGCCGCCCTCGGCGCGCTCAAGCACCGGCTGCGGGACCTCGTCGCCCAGGTGCCGGCCGACCGGCTGCCGCCGGGCGCCGAGCAGTGGTGGCAGCAGCTCGAGGGCCATCCGTGGGAGCCGACGCACCGGCCGGACTGGGTGTCCTGA
- a CDS encoding SigE family RNA polymerase sigma factor translates to MSRSDEHFEVFFRSHGPALLRTAVLLSAGDRHAGEDLLQDALESCLRHWGSRKIEFPAAYVRTTMARLAQRRRLSGRFLPLTNPEGSRVVDEMVQVDQRDVLLAGLRSLAPRQRVAVVLRYWEGLTEAETAEAMGCSVGTVKSQTHRGLHTLRRAVGPFFPDRARPTWKPVAPVAIGDPR, encoded by the coding sequence GTGAGCCGCTCCGACGAGCACTTCGAGGTGTTCTTCCGTTCCCACGGACCAGCGCTGTTGCGTACCGCGGTCCTGCTTTCCGCCGGCGACCGGCATGCCGGGGAGGACCTGCTCCAGGACGCCCTGGAGAGCTGCCTGCGGCACTGGGGGAGCCGGAAGATCGAGTTCCCGGCCGCCTACGTGCGGACGACGATGGCTCGTCTGGCCCAGCGACGCCGGCTGAGCGGCAGGTTTCTCCCCCTCACCAACCCGGAGGGTTCCCGGGTCGTGGACGAGATGGTGCAGGTGGACCAGCGCGACGTCCTGCTGGCCGGGCTGCGCTCGCTCGCGCCGCGGCAGCGGGTGGCCGTGGTCCTGCGGTACTGGGAGGGCCTGACAGAGGCGGAGACCGCCGAGGCGATGGGCTGCTCCGTGGGCACCGTCAAGAGCCAGACGCACCGCGGGCTGCACACCCTGCGTCGTGCGGTCGGTCCGTTCTTCCCCGACCGTGCAAGACCTACCTGGAAACCCGTTGCGCCCGTTGCCATTGGAGACCCGAGATGA
- a CDS encoding P-loop ATPase, Sll1717 family produces the protein MAATDKRSVIEDITFGGRTAEEESEHLARYFVETEQWRKVWQDEVDIVFAPKGGGKSAIYSMLVSREDELFDRSIVLVPGENPTGATAFEPIQIAPPTSETEFIQIWRLYFLVLLVEELERYDVQSVGLRTVRQALASIGLTEGTKVKRTIIMRVREALHRFFPESVEAGMSVDPTTGTPTGFTAKVTFDEPSIEQEQAGMLSVDRLYETVNDVLVEQNLRVWLILDRLDVAFTASPELEANALRALFRVYRLIEPLGQLRLKIFLRSDIWAEITAGGFRETSHITRDMNLHWNRANLLKLIVQRVIQSDLLVRELSADAAHVIASSVAQQELFDRVFPRQVDAGSNKPATFDWALSRTEDGKKVAAPRELIHLFTTVRDRQLGRIDTGQAAIAEGVYFESQAFRDAHPEVSETRLQKTIYPEYPWLKDWLEALRGQRTLQDVVSLEALWGTVRVDTEERIRRLVDVGFFEQRGSVAERTYWVPFLYRPALEMVQGAADGLRDRIGASSDVEDEDSSQVGAAR, from the coding sequence ATGGCGGCGACGGACAAGCGCTCGGTGATCGAGGACATCACTTTCGGTGGCCGCACCGCGGAGGAGGAATCCGAGCATCTCGCGCGCTACTTCGTCGAGACCGAGCAGTGGCGCAAGGTCTGGCAGGACGAGGTCGACATCGTCTTCGCGCCCAAGGGTGGCGGCAAGAGCGCTATCTACAGCATGCTCGTGTCGCGCGAGGACGAGCTGTTCGACCGGAGCATCGTGCTCGTACCTGGTGAAAATCCGACTGGTGCGACAGCATTCGAGCCCATCCAGATCGCACCTCCGACTAGCGAAACCGAGTTTATCCAGATCTGGAGGCTCTACTTCCTCGTTCTACTTGTCGAGGAGCTTGAGCGTTACGACGTCCAGTCCGTCGGGCTCCGCACGGTCCGTCAGGCTCTCGCGTCCATCGGGCTCACGGAGGGGACGAAGGTCAAACGAACCATCATCATGCGAGTGCGTGAAGCGCTTCACAGGTTCTTCCCTGAGAGCGTCGAGGCAGGGATGAGCGTCGACCCGACCACCGGCACTCCTACTGGCTTCACCGCAAAGGTCACCTTCGACGAACCCTCTATCGAGCAGGAGCAGGCGGGGATGCTCTCCGTCGATCGCCTCTACGAAACGGTGAACGACGTTCTGGTTGAGCAGAACCTTCGCGTCTGGCTTATCCTGGACCGGCTCGACGTCGCGTTCACAGCCTCGCCGGAACTCGAGGCCAACGCTCTGCGGGCATTGTTCAGGGTCTATCGGCTGATCGAGCCGCTCGGACAACTGCGGCTGAAGATCTTCCTCCGCAGCGACATCTGGGCGGAGATCACGGCCGGCGGCTTCCGCGAAACAAGCCATATCACTCGCGACATGAACCTCCACTGGAACCGAGCGAACCTCCTGAAACTCATCGTTCAACGAGTCATCCAGAGCGATCTCCTCGTTCGAGAACTTAGCGCCGACGCGGCGCACGTGATCGCGTCGTCCGTCGCACAGCAGGAACTGTTCGATCGCGTCTTCCCCCGGCAGGTGGACGCCGGATCGAACAAGCCCGCGACGTTCGACTGGGCACTATCTCGAACAGAGGACGGCAAGAAGGTTGCCGCCCCGCGTGAACTCATTCACCTGTTCACCACGGTGCGAGACCGCCAGCTCGGACGGATCGACACTGGGCAGGCAGCCATCGCTGAGGGCGTCTACTTCGAGTCGCAGGCGTTCCGCGACGCGCACCCCGAGGTGTCGGAAACTCGACTGCAGAAGACGATCTACCCCGAGTATCCGTGGCTCAAGGACTGGCTCGAGGCGCTCCGCGGACAGCGCACGCTACAGGACGTAGTGAGTCTCGAAGCCCTCTGGGGGACGGTCCGCGTGGATACCGAAGAGCGAATCCGTCGTCTCGTCGACGTCGGGTTCTTCGAGCAACGTGGGTCCGTCGCAGAGCGCACCTACTGGGTACCGTTCCTCTACCGCCCTGCGCTCGAGATGGTGCAGGGTGCCGCGGACGGCCTGCGTGACAGGATCGGCGCATCGAGCGACGTCGAGGACGAGGATTCGTCTCAGGTTGGTGCTGCGCGCTAG
- a CDS encoding IclR family transcriptional regulator: MAENQQPTPPGTQTLARGLAVIAAVGHGHTSLRAITAATGIGRSTTHRLVQLLVQQGYLRPMPERTYSLGPTLIELGFQALADNPVTTVAAPVLRELHERVHDTVHLAVEDHRQVLYLDKLPGTRGPEMRSRIGHRMPLTRTGVGKALLLESPDRWREQYVQDTPVTPPEHLTREPMTVAEFVADMARAASRGAAYDLEENEPGIRCVAGPVRDGSGAIVAAVSVSATRPYMPMERVRALVPVVQRAAAQVSGALGYARPPRGVPVER, translated from the coding sequence ATGGCCGAGAACCAGCAGCCGACCCCGCCGGGCACGCAGACGCTGGCCCGGGGGCTCGCGGTGATCGCCGCCGTCGGACACGGGCACACGAGCCTGCGGGCGATCACCGCGGCGACCGGGATCGGCCGCAGCACCACTCACCGGCTGGTCCAGCTGCTGGTGCAGCAGGGGTACCTGCGGCCGATGCCGGAGCGTACGTACTCCCTCGGCCCCACGCTCATCGAGCTCGGGTTCCAGGCGCTCGCCGACAACCCGGTGACCACCGTGGCCGCGCCCGTGCTGCGCGAGCTGCACGAGCGGGTGCACGACACCGTGCACCTGGCGGTCGAGGACCACCGCCAGGTGCTCTACCTCGACAAGCTGCCCGGGACCCGCGGGCCCGAGATGCGCTCCCGGATCGGTCACCGCATGCCCCTGACCCGCACGGGCGTGGGCAAGGCGCTGCTGCTGGAGTCCCCGGACCGGTGGCGGGAGCAGTACGTCCAGGACACCCCGGTCACCCCGCCCGAGCACCTCACCCGCGAGCCGATGACCGTGGCGGAGTTCGTCGCGGACATGGCGCGGGCGGCGAGCCGCGGTGCCGCCTACGACCTGGAGGAGAACGAGCCCGGCATCCGGTGCGTCGCCGGCCCCGTCCGGGACGGGTCCGGCGCCATCGTCGCGGCCGTCAGCGTCTCGGCCACCCGCCCGTACATGCCCATGGAGCGGGTGCGCGCGCTGGTGCCCGTCGTGCAGCGGGCGGCGGCCCAGGTGTCCGGCGCGCTGGGGTACGCCCGTCCGCCCCGGGGCGTGCCGGTGGAGCGCTGA
- a CDS encoding MarR family winged helix-turn-helix transcriptional regulator yields the protein MVAARAQRGYWYGADGAMAVLAALRRFRRADEEMRQRTSVGMGMNRSDIQALQHVIAAEQEGTPITPRLLADHLRISSASTTKLLDRLTASGHLERAAHPHDRRSVVVRATPHAHREIRERLGRMHERMAEIARDVPEHCRDAVVDFLEAMAAELDRAGVPEPLTPAGDATGGRDPAGKQDGTGKQDAAG from the coding sequence ATGGTGGCAGCCCGGGCTCAGCGCGGATACTGGTACGGCGCGGACGGCGCGATGGCCGTCCTCGCCGCGCTGCGGCGCTTCCGGCGCGCCGACGAGGAGATGCGCCAGCGGACCAGCGTCGGCATGGGCATGAACCGCTCGGACATCCAGGCGCTGCAGCACGTGATCGCGGCCGAGCAGGAGGGGACGCCGATCACGCCGCGGCTGCTCGCCGACCACCTCCGCATCTCCTCCGCCTCCACCACCAAGCTGCTGGACCGGCTCACCGCGTCCGGCCACCTGGAGCGCGCTGCCCACCCGCACGACCGCCGCTCGGTCGTCGTGCGTGCCACACCGCACGCCCACCGGGAGATCCGCGAGCGACTCGGCCGCATGCACGAGCGGATGGCCGAGATCGCCCGGGACGTGCCCGAGCACTGTCGAGACGCCGTCGTCGACTTCCTCGAGGCCATGGCCGCGGAGCTGGACCGGGCCGGGGTGCCGGAGCCGTTGACGCCCGCCGGCGACGCGACCGGCGGGCGGGACCCGGCCGGCAAGCAGGACGGGACCGGCAAGCAGGACGCGGCCGGCTGA
- the dgoD gene encoding galactonate dehydratase has protein sequence MTARPGAAAPPRHLPHPRRRTPVKITSVTTYLVPPRWLFCKIETDTGVTGWGEPVLEGRAASVAAVVDELADYLVGRDPRRIEDLWTVMYRGGFYRGGGLLMSAIAGIDQALWDIKGKALGVPVHEMLGGRLRDRINVYSWIGGDRPAETAADARRAADRGFTAVKMNGPAELQYIDSRDKVELVVANVQAVREAVGPDVGIAVDFHGRVHRPMAKVLIAALEPYHLMFIEEPVLTEHVDGVADVLRGSGTPIALGERLYSRWDFKHVITSGVVDVIQPDLSHAGGITEVRKIAAMAEAYDIALAPHCPLGPIALAACLQVDAVSYNAVIQEQSLGIHYNTSNDLLDYLVDPTVFDYHDGAVEIPSGPGLGIEVNEDYVLERAAESHRWRNPVWRHADGSVAEW, from the coding sequence CTGACCGCCCGACCGGGCGCAGCCGCCCCGCCCCGACACCTCCCGCACCCGAGACGAAGGACCCCCGTGAAGATCACGTCAGTGACGACCTACCTCGTCCCGCCGCGCTGGCTGTTCTGCAAGATCGAGACCGACACCGGCGTGACCGGCTGGGGCGAGCCGGTCCTGGAGGGGCGCGCCGCCTCGGTCGCCGCCGTCGTCGACGAGCTCGCGGACTACCTCGTCGGGCGGGACCCGCGCCGGATCGAGGACCTGTGGACGGTGATGTACCGCGGCGGGTTCTACCGCGGCGGCGGGCTGCTGATGAGCGCCATCGCCGGGATCGACCAGGCGCTGTGGGACATCAAGGGCAAGGCGCTCGGCGTGCCGGTGCACGAGATGCTCGGCGGCCGGCTGCGCGACCGGATCAACGTCTACTCCTGGATCGGCGGGGACCGGCCGGCCGAGACCGCCGCCGACGCCCGGCGGGCCGCCGACCGCGGGTTCACCGCGGTGAAGATGAACGGGCCCGCCGAGCTGCAGTACATCGACTCCCGGGACAAGGTCGAGCTGGTCGTGGCCAACGTCCAGGCGGTCCGGGAGGCGGTCGGCCCGGACGTGGGCATCGCGGTGGACTTCCACGGCCGGGTGCACCGGCCGATGGCCAAGGTCCTGATCGCGGCGCTCGAGCCGTACCACCTCATGTTCATCGAGGAACCGGTCCTCACCGAGCACGTCGACGGCGTGGCGGACGTCCTGCGCGGCTCGGGGACGCCGATCGCGCTCGGCGAGCGGCTGTACTCCCGGTGGGACTTCAAGCACGTCATCACCTCCGGCGTCGTCGACGTCATCCAGCCCGACCTCTCCCACGCGGGCGGCATCACCGAGGTGCGCAAGATCGCGGCGATGGCCGAGGCCTACGACATCGCGCTCGCCCCGCACTGCCCGCTCGGCCCGATCGCGCTGGCCGCGTGCCTGCAGGTCGACGCCGTCAGCTACAACGCCGTCATCCAGGAGCAGTCGCTGGGGATCCACTACAACACCTCCAACGACCTGCTCGACTACCTCGTGGACCCCACCGTCTTCGACTACCACGACGGCGCGGTCGAGATCCCGTCCGGCCCGGGCCTGGGTATCGAGGTCAACGAGGACTACGTCCTGGAGCGGGCGGCGGAGTCCCACCGGTGGCGCAACCCGGTGTGGCGCCACGCGGACGGGTCCGTGGCCGAGTGGTGA
- a CDS encoding 2-dehydro-3-deoxygalactonokinase, with amino-acid sequence MTAATSADGALVAVDWGTSTFRAWLLDPRGRVLDTCRSSDGSRAVAETVAPDDVDGRATAFAAAFLARCGSWLAAAPGIPVLASGMVGSNHGWHEAGYLDLPADLGRLAEHLVSLDVGGSRVHIVPGLRATGATPDVIRGEEVQVLGALAGLTAGAAERRTVLLPGTHSKWVTLRGEVVTDFVTAMTGELFHLVLERSIIATLAAEAAPSGADRPAFARGLEAATGPVGRRGLAAALFTARTLVMAGRLRPAEVPDYISGLLVGDEVAHVLPGLPTAAGPVLVCGAPDLADRYVTALARHHRPAVVAPQDATVTGLWAVARAAGLVDRPVATATQE; translated from the coding sequence GTGACGGCAGCAACCTCCGCGGACGGCGCGCTGGTCGCGGTCGACTGGGGGACCTCGACCTTCCGCGCCTGGCTCCTCGACCCGCGGGGCCGGGTCCTGGATACCTGCCGCAGCAGCGACGGCTCACGGGCGGTCGCCGAGACGGTCGCCCCGGACGACGTCGACGGGCGGGCGACGGCGTTCGCGGCGGCGTTCCTCGCCCGGTGCGGGTCCTGGCTCGCGGCGGCGCCCGGCATCCCGGTGCTCGCCAGCGGGATGGTCGGGTCGAACCACGGCTGGCACGAGGCGGGCTACCTCGACCTGCCGGCCGACCTCGGGCGGCTCGCCGAGCACCTGGTGAGCCTCGACGTCGGCGGGTCACGCGTGCACATCGTGCCCGGGCTGCGCGCGACGGGCGCGACGCCCGACGTCATCCGCGGCGAGGAGGTGCAGGTCCTCGGGGCACTCGCCGGCCTCACCGCCGGCGCCGCCGAGCGGCGCACCGTGCTCCTGCCCGGCACCCACAGCAAGTGGGTGACCCTGCGCGGGGAGGTCGTCACCGACTTCGTCACGGCGATGACCGGCGAGCTGTTTCACCTGGTGCTGGAGCGGTCGATCATCGCCACCCTGGCCGCCGAGGCCGCCCCGTCGGGGGCGGACCGGCCGGCGTTCGCCCGCGGCCTGGAGGCCGCCACGGGCCCGGTGGGCCGGCGCGGCCTCGCGGCGGCCCTGTTCACCGCGCGCACGCTGGTGATGGCGGGCCGGTTGCGTCCCGCGGAGGTACCGGACTACATCTCGGGCCTGCTGGTCGGGGACGAGGTGGCCCACGTCCTGCCCGGCCTCCCGACGGCGGCCGGCCCGGTGCTCGTGTGCGGCGCGCCGGACCTTGCCGACCGTTACGTCACCGCCCTGGCCCGGCACCACCGCCCCGCCGTCGTGGCGCCCCAGGACGCCACGGTCACCGGCCTGTGGGCGGTCGCACGGGCCGCCGGCCTGGTCGACCGCCCCGTCGCCACCGCCACGCAGGAGTGA